One stretch of Archocentrus centrarchus isolate MPI-CPG fArcCen1 chromosome 5, fArcCen1, whole genome shotgun sequence DNA includes these proteins:
- the ppp1r3db gene encoding protein phosphatase 1, regulatory subunit 3Db: MDEASDKTDKTGMQLRFMGGSNNVSSTRTVRLRDIYDPKPQAPKTPVQIRPPGPRTPPVKEPNSRRSFSSDPPTKTIIRRRAQSLPSSAEHKKQLRSVQVRFVDSLGLQLEQVKVFNIQEHPSVPQHVMFRLLMSSELTFGKSLELSLPYFKPCFPENMGAQPDFLKRLHAQSVCLKQILCSEQGITGTIQVLNLAYEKEVTVHYSFTNWRTHTNIAASWLSSVCHEGCDSPESDIFRFRLPVPPFILQPGAILEFAVCYHVRESEHWDNNNGKNYKLSCHSYKVTVPRECEDSMLHFT, translated from the coding sequence ATGGATGAGGCTTCAGACAAAACTGACAAGACTGGGATGCAGCTTCGGTTCATGGGTGGCTCCAACAATGTATCTTCAACCAGAACTGTCCGTCTGCGGGACATTTATGATCCCAAGCCTCAAGCTCCCAAAACCCCTGTCCAGATTCGCCCTCCAGGTCCAAGAACTCCCCCTGTGAAGGAGCCCAATTCAAGGCGCAGCTTTTCCAGTGATCCTCCAACCAAGACCATCATAAGGAGAAGAGCTCAGTCTCTTCCTTCATCTGCAGAGCACAAGAAGCAGCTTAGGAGTGTGCAGGTACGCTTTGTGGACTCACTGGGTCTTCAGTTAGAGCAAGTTAAGGTTTTCAACATTCAAGAGCATCCCAGTGTACCCCAACATGTTatgttcaggctgctgatgaGCTCTGAACTGACTTTTGGGAAATCACTGGAGCTGTCGCTGCCTTACTTCAAACCCTGTTTTCCCGAAAATATGGGCGCTCAACCGGACTTCCTGAAACGGCTGCACGCACAGAGTGTCTGCCTCAAGCAGATCCTGTGTTCAGAGCAGGGGATAACAGGCACCATACAAGTACTTAATTTAGCCTATGAGAAAGAGGTCACAGTACACTACTCTTTCACTAActggagaacacacacaaatatagcAGCATCCTGGTTATCGAGTGTATGCCATGAGGGGTGTGACTCTCCAGAATCAGACATCTTCAGGTTTCGTTTGCCCGTCCCACCGTTCATTCTGCAGCCGGGAGCTATCTTGGAATTTGCAGTCTGCTACCACGTAAGAGAATCTGAGCACTGGGACAACAACAATGGCAAAAATTACAAACTGTCATGCCACAGCTACAAGGTGACCGTGCCAAGGGAGTGTGAGGATAGCATGCTGCACTTCACCTGA